In Microbacterium galbinum, a single window of DNA contains:
- a CDS encoding diacylglycerol kinase family protein → MPTKTGGQAQISTNAPRRRRAELIFFLCSLGLYCAWTSAVVAGATTDLDRLIPTPMIPPRSTPGQAVEAFALITHPYAVLAITIVAAVGSWRQRQRRLSTALTVAAAGLAIWDIQRALISRPHPISTFEDSVSSWGYSYPAGHIVGATVLTWVLVTLANAGRKSARSRRKRWALGVMFMILVTMSVWAMGTGRLSDLIGGFLLGVSIATSALWLSGVEDLGRMWRLRNLPVHTGGRAAVIYNPAKILDIDLFRRRVLFALARSGWEPPLWIETRQDDPGRAMARYAISEGVDRVLVAGGDGTARTVCAELASTSIPVALIPAGTGNLLGRNLGISLDEDEALEVALHGQRRAIDMVRWAVDGRATPFAVMAGVGLDAQIMRDTKASLKKWIKAGAYVLAAAQQRRMRPFSATVSVDGKQIYRGSSVMVLLGNVGRLQGGLSLIPAAEPDDGEIHVLIASSGSGFKGLVRLLLSARRASSPNATLQRARGQHVEVVLDRPVPYQLDGDVEGLASAFTARVVPGALVVMTPQRG, encoded by the coding sequence ATGCCCACCAAGACGGGAGGTCAGGCGCAAATCAGCACGAATGCTCCGCGGCGGAGAAGAGCGGAGCTCATCTTCTTCCTGTGTTCGCTGGGTCTGTATTGTGCGTGGACGTCCGCCGTCGTTGCGGGCGCCACAACCGATCTCGACCGGCTCATTCCCACTCCGATGATCCCTCCACGGTCCACGCCGGGACAAGCGGTGGAGGCGTTCGCACTGATAACGCACCCGTACGCCGTTCTGGCGATCACGATCGTGGCAGCCGTAGGATCTTGGCGCCAACGCCAGCGACGACTCTCGACCGCGCTGACGGTCGCCGCTGCGGGCCTCGCGATCTGGGATATCCAGCGCGCGCTCATCAGTCGCCCTCACCCGATTTCGACTTTCGAAGACTCCGTCTCCTCGTGGGGATACTCGTATCCGGCCGGGCACATCGTCGGAGCAACGGTCTTGACCTGGGTGCTCGTCACACTTGCCAACGCGGGGCGGAAGTCCGCTAGATCACGGCGAAAGCGATGGGCGCTCGGCGTCATGTTCATGATCCTCGTCACCATGAGCGTGTGGGCGATGGGCACAGGCCGTCTGAGCGACCTCATCGGAGGTTTCCTCCTTGGCGTCAGCATCGCAACGAGCGCATTGTGGCTCAGCGGTGTGGAAGATCTAGGGAGGATGTGGCGCCTACGCAACCTGCCTGTCCATACAGGGGGCAGAGCGGCAGTGATCTACAACCCGGCGAAGATCCTCGACATAGACCTCTTTCGCCGCCGCGTCCTCTTCGCATTGGCGCGGAGCGGTTGGGAGCCGCCGCTGTGGATCGAAACGCGGCAGGACGACCCGGGCCGCGCGATGGCAAGGTATGCCATCTCCGAGGGGGTTGATCGCGTGCTCGTTGCGGGAGGCGACGGCACAGCGCGGACAGTCTGCGCGGAGCTCGCGAGCACGAGTATCCCCGTTGCCCTGATTCCCGCCGGTACGGGGAACCTGTTGGGTCGGAACCTCGGGATCTCCTTGGACGAGGACGAGGCACTCGAGGTTGCACTGCACGGACAGCGTCGGGCGATCGACATGGTCCGCTGGGCCGTTGACGGAAGGGCGACACCATTCGCCGTGATGGCTGGAGTCGGACTGGACGCTCAGATCATGCGAGACACTAAGGCATCGCTGAAGAAGTGGATCAAGGCGGGAGCTTACGTCCTTGCGGCCGCTCAACAGCGTCGAATGCGACCGTTCAGCGCTACCGTCTCGGTCGATGGAAAGCAGATCTACCGCGGCTCATCTGTCATGGTGCTCCTCGGAAACGTCGGCCGCCTGCAAGGTGGACTGTCTCTGATTCCGGCAGCGGAGCCCGACGACGGAGAGATCCACGTGCTGATCGCGTCCAGCGGGAGCGGTTTCAAAGGATTGGTTCGACTCTTACTCAGCGCGCGGCGGGCGAGCTCGCCGAATGCGACACTCCAACGGGCGAGAGGACAGCACGTCGAGGTGGTGCTCGATCGACCCGTTCCTTACCAACTCGACGGAGACGTCGAGGGCCTTGCAAGCGCCTTCACGGCTCGAGTAGTCCCCGGTGCGCTCGTCGTCATGACTCCTCAGCGCGGATGA